In Moorella sp. Hama-1, a single genomic region encodes these proteins:
- the uvrC gene encoding excinuclease ABC subunit UvrC: protein METGGIKTAEPALGNRVSRAMGYENGGEPAGLQSATDAANADNGSHLPLPTSPLPYTEKLARLPDHPGVYLMRNASGEIIYIGKASSLKNRVRSYFRGQHPPRTAAMVSHIADFEYILTDNEVEALVLECNLIKEHRPRYNVSLKDDKSYPYIKITTQEDFPRIQVTRSLNRDGSRYFGPYTNVGSLKETLKLLRSLFPIRTCRDTPLQPRSRPCLNAHIGRCLAPCSGQVKREDYREAVENVVLFLEGRHTALVKELKEQMEAAARDLEFEKAARLRDQLRAVEEVSAKQKVAAASGENADAIAFAREGEAALGLIFFSRGGKVIGQDHFFLTGSEGLSRGEVMAALVKEYYSRGVEIPPEILLHDEPEDATTIASWLGRLRGARVSLKVPRRGTRYKLLQLVHENAVTLLQEHLLARRRQEEGSKAALLELQEILDLPRLPRRMEAYDISNFQGTNQVGAMAVFIDGRPQPAAYRRFQIKTVQGPNDFASLQEVLGRRFRRAAGGEPRFAELPDLVLIDGGPGQLHAARETMVTLGVEDIPTIGLAKEEELIFRVDNPEPLRLPRDSRALQTLQHLRDEVHRFAITYHRQKREKGAYRSVLDDIPGVGPTRKKALLRHFGSVAAISQATLEELLAVEGMNRAVAARVLAGLGRKIDGEN from the coding sequence TTGGAAACAGGAGGTATAAAAACGGCGGAGCCAGCCCTGGGGAACAGGGTCTCCCGTGCCATGGGTTACGAAAATGGCGGCGAACCGGCAGGACTGCAATCAGCAACTGACGCAGCCAATGCCGACAACGGCTCTCACCTCCCACTTCCCACCTCCCCCCTCCCATATACGGAGAAACTAGCGCGGTTGCCGGACCACCCCGGCGTTTATTTAATGCGCAATGCCAGCGGGGAGATCATTTATATCGGCAAGGCCTCCTCCCTGAAAAACCGGGTGCGCTCTTACTTTCGCGGCCAGCACCCGCCGCGGACGGCGGCCATGGTCAGCCATATTGCCGACTTTGAGTATATCCTGACAGACAACGAGGTCGAGGCCCTGGTCCTGGAGTGTAACCTGATCAAAGAACACCGGCCGCGTTATAACGTCAGCCTGAAGGACGATAAAAGCTACCCCTATATCAAGATAACCACCCAGGAGGATTTTCCCCGCATCCAGGTCACCCGTTCCCTGAACCGGGACGGCTCCCGTTACTTTGGTCCCTATACCAACGTCGGGTCCCTCAAGGAGACCTTGAAACTGCTGCGCAGCCTTTTCCCCATCCGGACCTGCCGGGATACCCCCCTGCAACCCCGCAGCCGGCCCTGCCTCAACGCCCATATCGGCCGCTGCCTGGCCCCCTGTTCCGGGCAGGTAAAACGGGAGGACTACCGGGAGGCGGTGGAGAACGTGGTCCTGTTCCTCGAAGGAAGGCATACGGCCCTGGTTAAAGAGTTAAAGGAACAGATGGAAGCTGCTGCCAGGGATTTAGAGTTTGAGAAGGCGGCCCGGCTGCGGGACCAGCTCCGGGCGGTGGAGGAGGTCTCGGCTAAGCAAAAAGTTGCCGCCGCCAGCGGGGAGAATGCCGACGCCATCGCCTTCGCCCGGGAGGGAGAGGCCGCCCTGGGCCTGATCTTTTTCAGCCGGGGCGGTAAGGTCATCGGCCAGGATCACTTCTTCCTGACGGGCAGCGAGGGCCTATCCCGGGGAGAGGTCATGGCAGCCCTGGTGAAGGAGTATTACAGCCGGGGTGTGGAGATTCCCCCGGAGATCCTCCTCCACGACGAACCTGAGGATGCCACCACCATTGCCAGCTGGCTGGGCCGCCTCCGGGGTGCCAGGGTCAGCTTGAAGGTCCCCCGGCGGGGCACCAGGTATAAGCTCTTACAACTGGTCCACGAGAACGCCGTCACCCTCCTCCAGGAACACCTCCTGGCCCGCCGGCGCCAGGAAGAGGGGAGCAAGGCGGCCCTCCTGGAGCTCCAGGAAATCCTGGATTTACCCCGGTTACCGCGGCGGATGGAGGCCTATGACATCTCTAACTTTCAGGGCACCAACCAGGTGGGGGCCATGGCCGTTTTTATTGACGGCCGGCCCCAGCCGGCCGCCTACCGCCGTTTTCAGATTAAAACGGTGCAGGGTCCCAACGACTTTGCCTCCCTGCAGGAGGTTTTGGGCCGCCGTTTCCGGCGGGCCGCCGGGGGGGAACCCCGTTTCGCTGAACTCCCGGATCTGGTCCTCATTGACGGTGGTCCGGGCCAGCTCCACGCCGCCCGGGAGACCATGGTTACCCTGGGGGTGGAAGACATCCCCACCATTGGCCTGGCCAAGGAGGAGGAACTGATTTTCCGGGTGGATAACCCCGAGCCCCTGCGCCTTCCCCGGGATAGCCGGGCCCTGCAAACCCTGCAGCACCTGCGGGACGAGGTCCACCGCTTCGCCATCACTTATCACCGGCAGAAGCGGGAAAAGGGGGCCTACCGCTCGGTCCTGGACGATATCCCCGGAGTTGGCCCTACAAGGAAGAAAGCTTTGTTGCGTCATTTTGGCTCCGTCGCCGCCATTAGCCAGGCGACGCTGGAAGAATTGCTGGCCGTGGAGGGTATGAACCGGGCGGTTGCCGCCCGCGTCCTGGCCGGCCTGGGGAGGAAGATTGATGGGGAGAATTAA
- the uvrA gene encoding excinuclease ABC subunit UvrA, which produces MARDRIIVKGARAHNLKNIDVTIPRDRLVVITGLSGSGKSSLAFDTIYAEGQRRYVESLSSYARQFLGQMDKPDVDVIEGLSPAISIDQKTASHNPRSTVGTVTEIYDYLRLLFAHIGRAHCPVCGRPIAPQTVSQMVDRLLTYPEGTRLQVLAPVVRGRKGEYRNALEEIRRQGYVRIRVDGETREASEDIRLAKNKKHTIEVIVDRLQVRPGVAGRLAESLETALKMGDGVVLIDIVGQEEFLLSEKFACVECGVSLPEITPRLFSFNNPYGACPACTGLGITMKVDPGLVIPDHSLTLREGAIAPWSRGNNGYPQMLECLAAHYGFSLDVPVKELAPEYLQVILYGSGRERIKFRYTNRFGDRRAYEAPFEGVIPNLERRYQETQSEWSRAEIENYMSQQPCPACRGARLKPEALAVKVGGLNICELTALDVRAAADFLRHLDLSEREEIIAHQILKEILARLQFLLDVGLDYLTLDRAAATLSGGEAQRIRLATQIGSQLMGVLYILDEPSIGLHQRDNARLIATLKHLRDLGNTVIVVEHDEDTMRAADYIVDIGPGAGEHGGRVVAAGTVPEVMANPRSLTGQYLSGRRRIPVPAVRRRPGDKWLTIKGAGEHNLKGIDVSFPLGLFIGVTGVSGSGKSTLVNEILYRALAQRLNGARTNPGAFAGITGTEHLDKVIEVDQAPIGRTPRSNPATYTGVFDDIRALFAATPEARTRGYKPGRFSFNVRGGRCEACGGDGIIKIEMHFLPDVYVPCEVCGGKRYNRETLAIKYKGKSIADVLALTVDEAAEFFAAIPRLHRRLSTLQDVGLGYITLGQPATTLSGGEAQRVKLATELARRSTGRTMYILDEPTTGLHMADIERLLNVLQRLVDAGNTVVVIEHNLDVIKSVDYIIDLGPEGGAGGGRVVATGTPEEVCRVAASYTGQFLAPILERDRDRPAREIPGTELAGEGLRSPARATSPAAPDPEESQPLPRVVGQE; this is translated from the coding sequence ATGGCCAGGGATAGGATCATCGTTAAAGGGGCGCGGGCCCACAACCTGAAGAATATCGACGTGACCATCCCCCGGGACCGGCTGGTGGTCATTACCGGCCTCTCCGGCTCGGGTAAATCTTCCCTGGCCTTTGACACCATTTACGCCGAAGGCCAGCGCCGTTATGTAGAATCCCTGTCTTCCTATGCCCGGCAGTTTCTGGGCCAGATGGACAAACCCGACGTCGACGTTATCGAGGGGTTATCCCCGGCTATCTCCATTGATCAGAAGACGGCCAGCCACAACCCCCGCTCCACTGTGGGCACGGTGACAGAGATCTACGATTACCTGCGCCTCCTTTTTGCCCATATCGGCCGCGCCCATTGTCCCGTCTGCGGCCGGCCCATTGCCCCCCAGACGGTCTCCCAGATGGTGGATCGCCTGCTGACCTACCCGGAAGGGACCCGCCTGCAGGTGCTGGCGCCTGTTGTCCGGGGCCGCAAGGGCGAGTACCGCAACGCCCTGGAGGAAATACGCCGCCAGGGTTACGTCCGCATCCGGGTGGACGGGGAGACCCGTGAGGCCAGCGAAGATATCCGCCTGGCTAAGAATAAGAAGCATACCATCGAGGTCATCGTCGACCGCCTGCAGGTGCGGCCCGGGGTGGCCGGTCGCCTGGCGGAATCCCTGGAGACGGCCTTGAAGATGGGTGACGGTGTGGTCCTTATTGACATCGTCGGCCAGGAAGAATTTTTGTTAAGCGAGAAGTTCGCCTGCGTGGAGTGCGGCGTCAGCCTGCCGGAGATTACTCCGCGGCTTTTTTCCTTTAATAATCCCTACGGTGCCTGTCCGGCCTGTACCGGCCTGGGGATTACTATGAAGGTAGACCCCGGCCTGGTCATTCCGGACCACAGCCTGACCCTGCGGGAGGGGGCCATCGCCCCCTGGAGCCGCGGCAATAATGGCTACCCGCAGATGCTGGAATGCCTGGCGGCTCACTATGGTTTCAGCCTGGATGTGCCGGTCAAGGAACTGGCGCCGGAATACCTCCAGGTGATCCTCTATGGTTCCGGCAGGGAACGGATCAAATTCCGTTATACCAACCGTTTTGGCGACCGGCGGGCCTATGAGGCTCCCTTTGAAGGGGTGATCCCCAACCTGGAACGGCGCTACCAGGAGACCCAGTCGGAGTGGTCGCGGGCGGAGATCGAAAACTATATGAGTCAGCAGCCCTGCCCGGCCTGCCGGGGGGCGCGACTGAAACCCGAGGCCCTGGCCGTCAAAGTGGGGGGGCTCAATATCTGCGAACTCACGGCCCTGGACGTCCGGGCGGCGGCCGATTTTTTACGGCACTTGGATTTAAGTGAGCGTGAGGAGATCATTGCCCACCAGATTTTAAAAGAGATCCTGGCCCGGCTGCAGTTTTTACTGGACGTGGGCCTGGACTACCTGACCCTGGACCGGGCGGCGGCCACCCTCTCTGGAGGCGAGGCCCAGCGTATCCGCCTGGCCACCCAGATTGGTTCCCAGCTCATGGGCGTCCTTTACATCCTGGACGAGCCCAGCATCGGCCTGCACCAGCGGGATAACGCCCGGCTGATTGCCACCCTGAAGCACCTGCGCGACCTGGGCAACACGGTCATCGTCGTCGAGCACGACGAGGATACCATGCGCGCCGCCGATTATATTGTCGATATTGGTCCCGGGGCCGGGGAGCACGGCGGCCGGGTGGTGGCTGCCGGGACGGTGCCGGAGGTTATGGCCAATCCCCGCTCCTTGACCGGCCAGTACCTCAGCGGGCGACGGCGCATCCCGGTGCCGGCGGTCCGGCGCCGGCCAGGGGATAAATGGCTGACTATTAAAGGCGCCGGGGAGCACAACCTCAAAGGTATCGACGTCAGTTTCCCCCTGGGCCTCTTCATCGGCGTGACCGGGGTCTCCGGTTCCGGTAAGAGCACCCTGGTCAATGAGATCCTCTACCGCGCCCTGGCCCAGCGCCTCAACGGCGCCCGGACCAACCCCGGGGCCTTCGCCGGGATTACCGGTACCGAGCACCTGGACAAGGTCATTGAGGTCGACCAGGCGCCCATTGGCCGGACGCCCCGTTCCAACCCGGCCACCTATACCGGGGTCTTTGACGACATCCGCGCCCTTTTTGCCGCCACCCCGGAGGCCCGGACCCGGGGATATAAGCCGGGGCGTTTCAGCTTTAACGTCAGGGGCGGCCGTTGCGAGGCCTGCGGTGGCGACGGTATTATCAAGATCGAGATGCACTTCCTGCCTGACGTCTACGTACCCTGCGAGGTCTGCGGCGGCAAGCGTTATAACCGGGAGACCCTGGCCATAAAGTATAAGGGTAAATCCATCGCTGATGTCCTGGCCCTGACCGTGGATGAGGCGGCCGAGTTCTTTGCTGCCATTCCCCGGCTGCACCGGCGGTTGAGCACCCTCCAGGACGTAGGCCTGGGGTACATCACCCTGGGCCAGCCGGCTACCACCCTCTCCGGCGGTGAAGCCCAGCGGGTGAAGCTGGCCACAGAGCTGGCCCGGCGCAGCACCGGCCGCACCATGTATATCCTGGATGAGCCCACCACGGGCCTGCATATGGCTGATATCGAGCGCTTGTTGAACGTCCTGCAGCGCTTGGTGGATGCAGGGAATACGGTAGTAGTCATCGAGCATAACCTGGATGTCATTAAATCAGTCGACTATATTATCGACCTGGGGCCCGAGGGCGGTGCTGGTGGTGGCCGGGTAGTTGCCACCGGGACTCCGGAGGAGGTCTGCCGGGTGGCTGCCTCTTATACGGGCCAATTCCTGGCCCCCATCTTGGAGCGGGACCGGGACCGGCCGGCCCGGGAAATACCCGGGACGGAACTGGCAGGGGAGGGCCTGCGGAGCCCGGCCCGGGCCACCAGTCCGGCTGCGCCGGACCCGGAGGAAAGCCAACCCCTGCCCCGGGTGGTAGGCCAGGAGTAG
- a CDS encoding DUF1405 domain-containing protein, translated as MGIVTSSRRHVWRDFYLWLRHLLWENPYQDWLLATLLMINLLGSIYGYYWYHEQLLATPWYWWPFTPDSPLATTLFTLALFLALGRRESGLLRLVAAIAVMKYGLWAMVIITDFWRAGAAVTPVEAGLWLSHLGMLVEGYLFLRHWPVVPWQLGVIAMWLIINDFVDYGVGLHPYLFLPGQEDLALVTAGAISLAAILYLVLRIKWPSRAGKRGTGNE; from the coding sequence ATGGGAATAGTGACCAGTTCCAGGCGGCACGTCTGGCGAGATTTTTATCTATGGCTGCGCCACCTCCTCTGGGAGAATCCTTACCAGGACTGGTTACTGGCCACCCTGCTGATGATCAACCTGCTGGGCTCTATCTATGGCTACTACTGGTACCATGAGCAGCTCCTGGCGACGCCATGGTACTGGTGGCCCTTCACCCCCGACAGCCCCCTGGCGACAACCCTCTTCACCCTGGCCCTCTTTCTGGCCCTGGGACGCCGGGAAAGCGGCCTGCTACGGCTGGTGGCGGCGATAGCGGTAATGAAATACGGCCTCTGGGCCATGGTGATTATCACCGATTTCTGGCGTGCCGGGGCGGCGGTGACCCCGGTGGAAGCCGGCCTGTGGCTCTCCCACCTGGGTATGCTGGTGGAAGGCTATCTCTTCCTGCGCCACTGGCCGGTGGTTCCCTGGCAGCTGGGCGTAATAGCCATGTGGCTGATCATCAACGACTTCGTTGATTACGGTGTGGGGCTGCATCCCTATCTCTTCCTGCCGGGTCAGGAGGACCTGGCTTTAGTAACGGCGGGTGCCATCAGCCTGGCAGCCATCCTTTATTTGGTTTTGCGAATAAAGTGGCCTTCACGGGCAGGAAAAAGGGGCACCGGAAACGAATAG
- a CDS encoding acyltransferase, with translation MRRTTTFPVHGHNAMAAWRQVAPLWRVAWNFCWITLSRYLPFLSLKAWLLRHLVGMDVAPTAAVGVMAMPDILRPDLIHIGPETIIGYNATILTHEFLPRAYRLGPVEIGARVLIGANATILPGVRIGDDAIIGAGAVVTGDIPAGVLAAGVPARVKGPVSG, from the coding sequence CTGCGCCGGACGACGACCTTCCCCGTTCACGGCCATAACGCCATGGCCGCCTGGCGGCAGGTGGCTCCCCTCTGGCGGGTGGCGTGGAACTTTTGCTGGATTACCCTCAGCCGCTACCTGCCCTTTTTATCCCTGAAAGCCTGGCTCCTGCGCCACCTGGTGGGGATGGACGTGGCCCCCACAGCAGCGGTAGGAGTCATGGCCATGCCGGATATCCTGCGGCCGGACCTCATCCATATCGGGCCGGAGACCATTATCGGCTATAACGCCACCATCCTCACCCACGAGTTCCTGCCCCGGGCTTACCGCCTGGGGCCGGTAGAGATTGGCGCCCGGGTCCTCATTGGTGCCAACGCCACCATTTTGCCCGGCGTGCGTATCGGCGACGATGCGATAATCGGCGCCGGGGCGGTGGTGACCGGGGATATCCCGGCCGGTGTCCTGGCCGCCGGCGTTCCGGCCCGGGTCAAGGGGCCGGTGTCAGGTTAG
- a CDS encoding gluconeogenesis factor YvcK family protein: protein MEGFKWLYPGLKIKRWLLLAILGLLLLVSGLTVILGITLLASAERGFTWFILHTLGNLGSPLVGGLLAVALGLACIIVSVRYLAHSIIQVLLPGQTANPWQVFYRRQYLARGPHLVAIGGGTGLAVLLRGLKNYTRNLTAIVTVADDGGSSGRLRQELNIPPPGDIRNCLVALADTESLMEDLFSYRFRQGEGLAGHSLGNLLLAAMTDMAGDFDQAIQELARVLAVGGRVIPSTTSHVIMGAEFADGSTVLGESNIPLAGKPIKRVFLQPVACRPPKAALEAIARADAIIIGPGSLYTSVLPNLLVPGIVEALRDTPAPVFYVCNIMTQPGETDGYTVADHLQAIIVHCGRGIIDTVIAHSGPISRAARRRYGTKGARPVLINGPAIAKMGVELRRGWLVDETHVVRHHPERLAGLVMEEVYRHQSRSRQRLVYLLREKFRHLAR, encoded by the coding sequence TTGGAGGGCTTCAAGTGGCTTTACCCGGGGCTCAAAATCAAACGCTGGCTGCTGCTGGCTATCCTCGGTTTGTTATTGCTGGTGTCTGGTCTGACGGTCATCCTGGGGATTACCCTGCTGGCCAGCGCCGAAAGGGGTTTTACCTGGTTTATCCTTCATACCCTGGGCAACCTGGGCTCACCCCTGGTGGGGGGCTTGCTGGCCGTGGCCCTGGGACTGGCCTGCATTATTGTCAGTGTCCGGTACCTGGCCCATTCCATTATCCAGGTCCTGCTCCCCGGCCAGACGGCCAATCCCTGGCAGGTTTTTTACCGGCGCCAGTATTTGGCCCGGGGGCCCCACCTGGTGGCCATTGGTGGGGGTACGGGGCTGGCTGTTCTCCTGCGGGGCTTAAAAAACTATACCCGTAATCTGACGGCTATTGTCACCGTAGCTGATGACGGCGGCAGTTCCGGTCGCCTGCGCCAGGAGTTGAATATCCCGCCGCCGGGGGATATCCGCAATTGCCTGGTAGCTCTGGCCGACACGGAGAGCCTGATGGAGGACCTGTTCAGCTATCGTTTCCGCCAGGGCGAGGGCCTGGCCGGCCACAGCCTGGGGAACCTTCTCCTGGCAGCTATGACGGATATGGCCGGCGATTTTGATCAGGCCATCCAGGAACTAGCCCGGGTCCTGGCGGTAGGGGGGCGAGTGATCCCCTCGACGACCAGTCACGTGATCATGGGGGCCGAATTTGCCGACGGCAGCACAGTCCTGGGGGAAAGCAACATCCCCCTGGCCGGTAAACCCATTAAAAGGGTTTTTTTGCAGCCGGTTGCCTGCCGGCCACCGAAGGCGGCCCTGGAAGCCATCGCCCGGGCGGATGCAATCATTATCGGCCCGGGGAGCCTCTATACCAGCGTCCTGCCCAACCTGCTGGTGCCGGGCATTGTTGAGGCCCTGCGGGATACGCCGGCCCCGGTCTTTTATGTCTGTAACATCATGACCCAGCCGGGGGAAACAGATGGTTATACAGTGGCTGACCACCTGCAGGCCATCATTGTTCACTGCGGGCGGGGGATAATAGATACGGTTATTGCCCATAGCGGCCCCATCTCCCGGGCCGCCCGGCGGCGGTACGGCACCAAAGGGGCGCGACCGGTCCTGATTAACGGGCCGGCCATCGCCAAAATGGGGGTCGAGTTGCGCCGGGGCTGGCTGGTAGACGAGACCCATGTCGTCCGGCACCACCCCGAGCGCCTGGCCGGTCTGGTTATGGAAGAGGTCTACCGGCACCAGTCCCGCAGCCGGCAACGCCTGGTCTACCTGCTACGGGAGAAGTTTCGCCACCTGGCCAGATAG
- the rapZ gene encoding RNase adapter RapZ, translated as MAESKYPRLVIVTGLSGAGKTQAVRCLEDLGFFCVDNLPPSLIPGLVDLLGHPGKEGEGITKVALVMDIRGGEFFTGLDAALNYLDGLGIPYEILFLEAADEILVRRYKETRRRHPLSSGGQILEGIIEERRRLEELRGRASKIIDTSELTPRQLKEQVSELFGSSRRQLIVSIISFGYKYGIPLDADLVMDVRFLPNPYYVPALRPFTGHDRCVKDFVLASPVTQQFTKQFTALLRFLIPHYLNEGKSHLVIAIGCTGGQHRSVALANKLGEFLQSEDYVVTVKHRDVVRYLGTGNRR; from the coding sequence ATGGCAGAGTCTAAATACCCGCGCCTGGTGATTGTCACCGGCCTGTCCGGAGCCGGCAAGACCCAGGCCGTACGCTGCCTGGAGGACCTGGGCTTCTTCTGCGTCGACAACCTGCCCCCCTCCCTCATTCCCGGCCTGGTCGACCTCCTGGGCCACCCCGGTAAAGAGGGGGAAGGGATCACCAAAGTCGCCCTGGTTATGGATATTCGCGGCGGGGAGTTCTTTACCGGCCTGGACGCCGCCCTCAACTACCTGGACGGCCTGGGCATCCCCTACGAGATTCTTTTCCTGGAGGCGGCCGACGAGATCCTGGTCCGGCGATATAAAGAGACCCGGCGGCGCCATCCCCTTTCCAGCGGCGGCCAGATTCTGGAGGGTATTATTGAAGAACGGCGCCGCCTGGAGGAGCTGCGCGGCCGGGCCAGCAAGATCATCGACACCTCGGAACTAACGCCCCGCCAGTTAAAGGAGCAGGTTTCCGAGCTTTTTGGCTCCAGCCGGCGGCAGCTCATTGTCAGCATCATCTCCTTCGGTTATAAATATGGCATTCCCCTGGATGCCGACCTGGTAATGGACGTCCGCTTTTTGCCCAATCCTTATTATGTGCCCGCCCTGCGACCCTTCACCGGTCACGATCGCTGCGTGAAGGATTTCGTCCTGGCCTCGCCGGTCACCCAGCAATTCACGAAGCAGTTCACTGCCCTCCTGCGTTTCCTGATCCCCCACTACCTGAATGAGGGCAAATCCCACCTGGTCATTGCCATTGGCTGCACCGGCGGCCAGCACCGCTCGGTCGCCCTGGCCAATAAGCTGGGGGAGTTCCTCCAGAGCGAAGACTACGTGGTGACAGTCAAGCACCGGGATGTAGTCCGCTACCTGGGTACGGGCAACCGGCGGTAA
- the whiA gene encoding DNA-binding protein WhiA: MALSFSLQTKEELARVKARRPCCREAELVAFLRLGNLEAGTPAGETILFITTHPALARKFYSLAREFLAAPVQVRSSRRQGRSRPVLKVITPASLADIQAWLQARAQVPEYPCCQAAFLRGAFLATGSVNKPSGTHHLEFLLPDAERAGQVQSLMQLLELESRLSRRQRGYVLYLKDSEQIIRALSLMGAHSAVLAYENTLVYKDMRNRVNRLVNCETANLSKTVETGLRQAENIRYLVTTMGWGFLPPGLQEIAALRLQHPEASLKELGEMLHPPVGKSGVNHRLRRLELLVRQVRNRGGMGPAPDDDLPRSRP; the protein is encoded by the coding sequence ATGGCGTTATCCTTTTCCCTCCAGACCAAGGAAGAACTCGCCCGGGTCAAGGCCCGCCGCCCCTGCTGCCGGGAAGCGGAGCTGGTAGCTTTTTTACGCCTGGGTAACCTGGAAGCGGGGACGCCGGCCGGGGAAACCATACTCTTCATCACCACCCACCCGGCCCTGGCGCGCAAGTTCTACTCCCTGGCCAGGGAGTTTCTGGCTGCCCCGGTGCAGGTCAGGAGCAGCCGCCGGCAGGGCAGGAGCCGGCCGGTCCTGAAGGTTATTACCCCGGCCAGCCTGGCCGATATTCAGGCCTGGCTGCAAGCCCGGGCCCAGGTGCCGGAATATCCATGCTGCCAGGCTGCTTTCCTGCGGGGGGCTTTTCTGGCTACCGGTTCGGTAAATAAACCCTCCGGGACCCATCACCTGGAGTTTCTCCTGCCGGATGCAGAACGGGCCGGGCAGGTGCAGTCCCTTATGCAGCTGCTGGAATTGGAATCCCGCCTCAGCCGTCGCCAGCGGGGTTATGTCCTTTACCTGAAGGACAGCGAGCAGATTATCCGCGCTTTGAGTTTGATGGGGGCCCACAGCGCCGTCCTGGCCTACGAGAATACCCTGGTTTATAAGGATATGCGCAACCGGGTGAACCGCCTGGTCAACTGTGAGACGGCCAACCTGAGTAAAACCGTGGAGACCGGCCTGCGCCAGGCCGAAAACATCCGTTACCTGGTGACCACCATGGGCTGGGGGTTCCTTCCCCCTGGCCTGCAGGAGATAGCGGCCCTGCGGTTGCAGCATCCCGAGGCCAGCCTGAAGGAACTGGGGGAGATGCTCCATCCCCCGGTGGGGAAGTCAGGGGTTAATCACCGCCTGCGCCGCCTGGAGCTCCTGGTCAGGCAGGTGCGCAACCGGGGGGGGATGGGGCCTGCGCCGGACGACGACCTTCCCCGTTCACGGCCATAA
- a CDS encoding Cof-type HAD-IIB family hydrolase yields MGRIKLVALDLDGTLLTDDVTLEPRAREAIRRVKDKGVIVTLATGRMFSSARPYAVELGLELPLIVYHGAQVRHSGTGAVLYERVIPRPLARVLIKKIKEFNYAYNVYLDDRLYVEHIQTENEEYAWRAGVELHQVEDMEALLEQQPQGPLKIVALNEGPALDPLEAAIRREVGDGIYITRSLPTYLELLHPEVNKARGLQALAELEGIRPEEIMVFGDSYNDVQMFRYAGLAVAMANAPAEVRAAADYVTGSNNDGGVAQALEKFILQDGAPYGG; encoded by the coding sequence ATGGGGAGAATTAAACTGGTAGCCCTTGACCTGGACGGGACACTTTTGACGGACGATGTCACCCTTGAGCCCCGGGCCAGGGAAGCTATCAGACGAGTTAAAGATAAAGGCGTGATTGTAACCCTGGCCACCGGGCGCATGTTCAGCTCGGCCCGGCCCTATGCCGTAGAATTGGGGTTGGAACTGCCCTTGATTGTCTATCATGGTGCCCAGGTACGCCACTCCGGGACGGGGGCGGTACTCTATGAGCGCGTCATCCCCCGGCCCCTGGCCCGGGTTTTAATTAAGAAAATCAAGGAATTCAACTACGCCTATAATGTGTACCTGGACGACCGGCTCTATGTAGAGCACATCCAAACGGAGAACGAAGAGTATGCCTGGCGGGCCGGAGTTGAGTTGCACCAGGTGGAGGATATGGAGGCCCTGCTGGAACAGCAGCCGCAAGGTCCCCTGAAGATTGTCGCTTTGAATGAGGGACCGGCCCTGGATCCCCTGGAGGCGGCCATTCGCCGGGAGGTGGGGGACGGCATCTACATTACCCGCTCGTTGCCCACCTACCTGGAGCTCTTGCACCCGGAGGTCAACAAGGCCCGGGGCCTGCAAGCCCTGGCGGAACTGGAGGGCATCAGGCCGGAGGAGATCATGGTCTTCGGTGACAGCTATAATGATGTGCAGATGTTCCGTTACGCCGGCCTGGCGGTGGCCATGGCCAACGCCCCGGCCGAGGTCCGGGCGGCGGCGGATTACGTCACCGGCAGTAATAACGACGGTGGTGTCGCCCAGGCCCTGGAGAAATTCATCCTGCAGGACGGAGCCCCTTATGGGGGCTGA